One window from the genome of Curtobacterium poinsettiae encodes:
- a CDS encoding YfbU family protein codes for MPTTTVRLDDETRDALQRQADEAGVTVSDFIRALIREAVMDLGNRVTRDGYTPETLSPKDRHILSLLHRILGRVLPKDTETDSDGDEEYQLERARVLEEGFTLEYETEYAGISAELSARDSLRVMDIFELFRMTGDSIKILRQQGITVPEDLEEDLSFRGFDFNDQLESKMAAYARFMINDDRWEEQADFIKGRTGGNSHKKMLDTYMRMLSEYRRVRSRRRPTFGRDYPLTLEELEAIAAERVHPDNR; via the coding sequence ATGCCCACAACAACAGTCCGTTTGGATGACGAGACTAGGGACGCTCTGCAGCGTCAAGCCGACGAGGCAGGAGTCACTGTTAGCGACTTCATCCGCGCCCTCATCCGTGAAGCTGTCATGGACCTCGGGAATCGAGTGACCCGGGATGGCTACACGCCTGAGACGCTGTCGCCGAAGGATCGGCACATCTTGTCCCTCCTGCACCGCATCCTCGGTCGCGTACTCCCCAAGGACACGGAGACTGACTCCGACGGCGACGAGGAGTACCAGCTCGAGCGCGCGCGGGTGCTCGAAGAGGGGTTCACGCTCGAGTACGAAACCGAGTACGCGGGAATCTCCGCCGAACTGAGCGCTCGTGATTCGCTCCGCGTCATGGACATCTTCGAACTCTTCCGGATGACCGGTGACAGCATCAAGATCCTCCGCCAGCAAGGAATCACGGTGCCGGAGGACCTCGAGGAGGACTTGTCCTTCCGGGGCTTCGACTTCAACGACCAGCTCGAAAGCAAGATGGCGGCGTACGCGAGGTTCATGATCAATGACGACCGGTGGGAGGAACAGGCCGACTTCATCAAGGGACGAACCGGCGGGAACTCTCACAAGAAGATGCTGGACACCTACATGAGGATGCTGAGCGAGTACCGCCGCGTGCGCTCCCGTCGACGCCCGACCTTCGGACGCGACTACCCCCTCACCCTCGAAGAACTCGAGGCGATCGCCGCGGAGCGGGTGCACCCCGACAACCGCTGA
- a CDS encoding helix-turn-helix domain-containing protein — translation MATARAKGRLRGGKPKLSPKREALLVSMHRSGDYTTGELAELFDVARATVYRALKRGSDATSADLALPRTER, via the coding sequence ATGGCCACTGCTCGAGCGAAGGGTCGACTGAGGGGTGGCAAGCCCAAGCTCTCCCCCAAGCGCGAAGCGCTCCTGGTGTCGATGCATCGGTCAGGTGACTACACGACCGGCGAGCTCGCGGAGCTGTTCGACGTCGCCCGGGCCACGGTCTACCGGGCGTTGAAGCGCGGGTCGGACGCCACCTCAGCGGACCTTGCACTCCCCCGCACTGAGCGCTGA
- a CDS encoding AAA family ATPase: MITLVGGTKGGPGKSTVATNIGAALAHQGKSVILVDADKQRSLAKWHARRVDAGVEPAMTLVEKRGNVHAALRDLDKLYDHVIVDVAGDDNQEMRTAMTAADLMIVVLRASQFDVETLEEFDEVISTARDFNPDLEVRSLLSQAPTNHNETETEDVSEFIVEYPQVKPLETVLYSRKAYRDAAAPGLGVMELPVSKAKQARAEIQELTAEVYG; encoded by the coding sequence ATGATCACCCTCGTAGGAGGAACCAAGGGAGGCCCGGGCAAGAGCACGGTCGCCACCAACATCGGGGCGGCGCTCGCCCATCAGGGCAAGAGCGTGATCCTCGTCGACGCCGACAAGCAGCGATCGCTGGCCAAGTGGCACGCACGTCGAGTGGACGCCGGCGTTGAACCCGCGATGACGCTCGTCGAGAAGCGCGGCAACGTGCACGCCGCCCTGCGTGATCTCGACAAGCTCTACGACCACGTGATCGTTGACGTCGCCGGCGATGACAACCAGGAGATGCGAACAGCGATGACCGCCGCGGATCTCATGATCGTCGTCCTCCGCGCCAGTCAGTTCGACGTCGAGACGCTCGAGGAGTTCGACGAGGTGATCTCGACGGCCCGCGACTTCAACCCGGACCTGGAGGTCCGTAGCCTGCTGAGCCAGGCACCCACCAATCATAACGAGACGGAAACAGAAGACGTCTCCGAGTTCATCGTGGAGTACCCCCAGGTCAAGCCCCTCGAAACCGTTCTGTACTCGCGCAAGGCCTACCGCGACGCCGCCGCTCCTGGCCTTGGAGTGATGGAGCTCCCTGTATCGAAGGCGAAGCAGGCGCGGGCTGAGATTCAGGAGCTCACGGCGGAGGTGTACGGCTGA
- a CDS encoding geranylgeranyl reductase family protein, with product MQDTDANQVWDVVVVGAGPAGATAARYAALGGARVLLLDKATFPRYKTCGGGIIGQSRHRMNDHALATIEADVPEVGFSHRMGRVTRVRTQAPFVAMVDRERFDQANVDAAKEAGADFRDGANVRSLTDEDGQTRLALSDGDELFARVVIGADGSGGRVGRHVGVVIERTDLGLEVEVPRRPEDAATGVLLDWGPRPGTYAWVFPKEKTLTVGVIERKGYGDQTRGYLNDWIKRLDLHPTDQDRSSGHLTQWRAHNSPLRRGTVVLAGETAGLLEPWTREGISFALRSGEWAGIAAAAFAGGDAAALDRYEAQVHAELVPEINAGEKLLRMFTRFPGGFHFLISKTPIGRNYFVRFCRGETTLTRAFRHRWVQIVAGWFQ from the coding sequence ATGCAGGACACAGACGCCAATCAGGTGTGGGACGTCGTAGTCGTGGGTGCCGGCCCTGCAGGGGCCACGGCAGCACGCTACGCCGCTCTCGGCGGCGCCCGCGTGCTGCTGCTCGACAAGGCTACGTTCCCCCGGTACAAGACGTGCGGTGGCGGCATCATTGGTCAGTCGCGGCACCGGATGAACGACCATGCTCTCGCAACGATCGAGGCGGACGTCCCCGAGGTGGGTTTCTCGCATCGCATGGGTCGCGTGACCCGCGTTCGCACCCAGGCACCCTTCGTTGCGATGGTCGACCGGGAACGATTCGACCAGGCCAACGTCGACGCGGCTAAGGAAGCCGGCGCCGATTTCCGCGACGGCGCCAACGTCCGATCCCTCACGGACGAGGACGGGCAAACCCGTCTCGCTCTCTCAGATGGCGACGAACTGTTTGCACGCGTCGTCATCGGCGCCGATGGCTCCGGCGGACGCGTCGGCCGGCATGTCGGTGTTGTCATCGAGCGGACCGACCTCGGCCTCGAGGTCGAAGTCCCCCGCCGACCAGAGGACGCCGCGACCGGCGTCCTGCTGGACTGGGGCCCTCGCCCAGGCACGTACGCGTGGGTGTTCCCCAAGGAGAAGACCCTCACCGTTGGCGTCATCGAGCGAAAGGGCTACGGGGACCAGACGCGGGGCTACTTGAACGACTGGATCAAACGACTCGACCTGCATCCCACTGACCAGGACCGCAGCAGCGGACACCTCACTCAGTGGCGCGCCCATAACTCCCCGCTGCGCCGCGGCACCGTCGTGCTCGCCGGCGAGACGGCGGGGCTCCTTGAGCCGTGGACACGTGAAGGGATCTCCTTCGCCCTCCGCTCCGGTGAATGGGCAGGTATCGCCGCGGCCGCGTTCGCCGGCGGTGACGCTGCTGCCCTCGACCGCTACGAGGCGCAGGTACACGCGGAGCTCGTGCCCGAGATCAACGCCGGCGAGAAGCTGCTGCGCATGTTCACCCGGTTCCCGGGCGGCTTCCACTTCCTGATCTCCAAGACCCCCATCGGACGGAACTACTTCGTGCGGTTCTGCCGCGGCGAGACGACTCTGACTCGCGCGTTCCGGCACCGTTGGGTGCAAATCGTCGCCGGGTGGTTCCAGTGA
- a CDS encoding SCO6880 family protein — protein MSETAGKERIRFGNWLPSTKGTLGGLTFLGWAMLLGGVMVGVVCVSVGWWAGAILAPLAGIAANAVFIVRWGDPNSGRTLAAKLWDGHVSAKRSRAGTNTYETGLFTTLPAESMTALPGMLADLEEITGTDGEGEEYVLLHHRKSSRKPLLSATFSCHPDGTALLPQDSIDSQVSSFGGWIASLSLDTAIEGAVIVVDSAQESIEPLVQKIDNEVSPNAPAAAQRQLREGARALSGTYADVEVFASVVWNVNKIADDVEEAAADIAAKLPYHRDGLAEAGAGSPVVATSSELARAVRVAYRPERAREYGSDELAGNPFHMRVTQAGPDAFDDSARRICYHDGVASITAMMVAPPQALITEDLMNRLFQPNGKFLRKRAAVFYGPVDPGKAFKLAKKMRGNAKRNSSGIRGEDNEIEKRREQLAQKTEVDLMTGAAMTAFAIEVTVTFDPTKRGTNNAIGELKQIFNGTNISYRFIETDTSAAFHSTLPLGVLPWEYATAMQTVTDRTE, from the coding sequence GTGAGTGAGACAGCGGGCAAGGAACGCATCCGGTTCGGGAACTGGTTGCCGTCCACGAAGGGCACCCTCGGCGGGCTGACGTTCCTCGGCTGGGCGATGCTGCTCGGCGGTGTGATGGTCGGTGTCGTCTGCGTCAGCGTCGGCTGGTGGGCCGGAGCAATCCTCGCCCCGCTCGCGGGCATCGCTGCGAACGCCGTGTTCATCGTCCGGTGGGGCGACCCGAACTCGGGCCGCACCCTCGCGGCGAAGCTGTGGGACGGGCATGTGAGCGCCAAGCGGAGCCGCGCCGGCACGAACACGTACGAGACGGGCCTGTTCACGACGCTGCCCGCCGAGTCGATGACGGCGCTGCCAGGGATGCTCGCCGATCTCGAGGAGATCACCGGCACCGACGGCGAGGGGGAGGAGTACGTGCTCCTGCACCACCGGAAGAGCTCCCGGAAGCCGCTGCTGTCCGCGACGTTCTCCTGCCACCCCGATGGCACCGCGCTGCTGCCGCAGGACAGCATCGATTCGCAGGTGTCCTCGTTCGGCGGGTGGATCGCGTCCCTGTCACTGGACACCGCCATCGAGGGCGCCGTGATCGTGGTCGACTCCGCGCAGGAATCCATCGAACCGCTCGTGCAGAAGATCGACAACGAAGTCTCCCCAAACGCCCCCGCAGCAGCACAGCGCCAGCTTCGCGAGGGCGCCCGGGCACTGTCGGGCACGTACGCGGACGTCGAGGTCTTCGCCTCTGTGGTGTGGAACGTGAACAAGATCGCCGACGACGTCGAGGAAGCAGCAGCCGATATCGCCGCGAAGCTGCCCTACCACCGAGACGGGCTCGCCGAAGCCGGCGCCGGCTCCCCGGTCGTGGCCACCAGCAGCGAGCTGGCCCGCGCAGTGCGGGTCGCGTACCGGCCGGAGCGGGCCCGGGAGTACGGCTCCGACGAGCTCGCCGGGAACCCGTTCCACATGCGGGTCACCCAGGCCGGGCCGGACGCGTTCGACGACAGTGCCCGGCGGATCTGCTACCACGACGGGGTCGCATCGATCACGGCCATGATGGTCGCCCCGCCGCAGGCGCTGATCACCGAAGACCTCATGAACCGGTTGTTCCAGCCGAACGGGAAGTTCCTCCGCAAGCGCGCCGCCGTGTTCTACGGCCCGGTGGATCCCGGGAAGGCATTCAAGCTCGCGAAGAAGATGCGCGGCAACGCCAAGCGCAACAGCAGCGGCATCCGCGGAGAAGACAACGAGATCGAGAAGCGCCGGGAACAGCTGGCGCAGAAGACCGAGGTCGACCTGATGACCGGGGCGGCGATGACAGCGTTCGCAATCGAGGTCACCGTCACCTTCGACCCCACCAAGCGCGGCACGAACAACGCCATCGGGGAGCTGAAGCAGATCTTCAACGGCACGAACATCTCGTACCGGTTCATCGAGACCGACACCTCCGCCGCGTTCCACTCCACCCTCCCCCTCGGCGTCCTGCCGTGGGAGTACGCCACCGCCATGCAGACCGTCACCGACCGGACCGAATGA
- a CDS encoding ATP-binding protein: MARASTKTQTLTPSGFFGPRGGGWEQIPQPPRWFATSVQVCGIYPFGAGTGRPINGSPLGRDMNTHSAVCTDHDALYRANVISSPSAFMFGLNGLGKSSTAQTLLGGQVGRGLTPAVFDPIKGEHVPWIEELGGTVFSIGPRARHQLNVLSPGPLGYAARRIGGKVGEELLILARAKSIDLVKLVVKISRGTSEPVKDYEETAIEAIVDTILEHTGPNEVAVTSDLVRAFDSPSQLMLQRTGTATAAEFHTEYKRLGQTLRSLMTGDMGQMLSGNNSVEFVPGNPGGFCFDTSSIGRKNTKLLSAAMLSTWSLGMDAIDAHWELAEHEKRKQQEAADEGQQYAPAITWGGYTTLMDEFWYPIRACEGMVDLVDGLSRTNRSVGTAELKITHSPKDLLSLPNADDREKAKGFIERSGLLLLMGLSRDDLLELSKVRPLTPKEINMVASFSQSKDWIGSRRQKGAKGAPPGAGKVLLKISERVGIPVKMLRTATQMAVHDTDARLRD; the protein is encoded by the coding sequence ATGGCTCGGGCATCGACGAAGACGCAGACGCTGACCCCGTCGGGGTTCTTCGGGCCCCGTGGTGGCGGGTGGGAGCAGATCCCGCAACCACCGCGATGGTTCGCAACGAGCGTGCAGGTGTGCGGGATCTACCCGTTCGGTGCCGGCACCGGCCGGCCGATCAACGGGTCCCCGCTCGGCCGCGACATGAACACCCACTCCGCGGTGTGCACCGACCACGATGCCCTCTACCGGGCGAACGTGATCTCCTCCCCGTCCGCGTTCATGTTCGGGCTCAACGGGCTCGGGAAGTCCTCCACCGCGCAGACGCTCCTTGGCGGGCAGGTCGGCCGCGGCCTCACCCCGGCAGTGTTCGACCCGATCAAGGGTGAGCACGTGCCGTGGATCGAGGAGCTCGGCGGGACCGTGTTCTCCATCGGCCCGCGTGCCCGCCACCAGCTGAACGTGCTGTCGCCTGGCCCGCTCGGCTACGCCGCCCGCCGGATCGGCGGCAAGGTCGGTGAAGAGCTGCTGATCCTGGCGCGGGCGAAGTCGATCGACCTGGTGAAGCTGGTCGTGAAGATCAGCCGCGGCACCTCGGAACCGGTCAAGGACTACGAGGAAACCGCGATCGAAGCGATCGTCGACACCATCCTCGAGCACACCGGACCGAACGAGGTCGCCGTGACCTCGGACCTGGTGCGAGCGTTCGACAGCCCGTCACAGCTGATGCTGCAGCGCACCGGCACCGCCACCGCTGCGGAGTTCCACACCGAGTACAAGCGGCTCGGGCAGACGCTGCGATCGCTGATGACCGGCGACATGGGGCAGATGCTCTCCGGCAACAACTCGGTCGAGTTCGTTCCCGGCAATCCCGGTGGGTTCTGCTTCGACACGTCCTCGATCGGCCGGAAGAACACCAAGCTGCTCTCCGCCGCGATGCTGTCGACCTGGTCGCTGGGCATGGACGCGATCGACGCGCACTGGGAGCTCGCCGAACACGAGAAGCGCAAGCAGCAGGAAGCCGCCGACGAGGGTCAGCAGTACGCGCCGGCGATCACCTGGGGCGGCTACACGACCCTGATGGACGAGTTCTGGTACCCGATCCGTGCCTGCGAGGGCATGGTCGACCTCGTCGACGGCCTCTCCCGCACGAACCGGTCCGTCGGGACCGCGGAGTTGAAGATCACGCACTCGCCGAAGGACCTGCTGTCGCTGCCGAACGCGGACGACCGGGAGAAGGCCAAGGGCTTCATCGAACGCTCCGGCCTGCTGCTGCTGATGGGTCTCAGCCGCGACGACCTGCTCGAGCTGAGCAAGGTGCGCCCGTTGACGCCGAAGGAGATCAACATGGTCGCCTCGTTCTCCCAATCCAAGGACTGGATCGGATCCCGCCGGCAGAAGGGCGCCAAGGGTGCCCCTCCCGGCGCCGGGAAGGTGCTGCTGAAGATCAGCGAGCGCGTCGGGATCCCCGTCAAGATGCTCCGCACCGCCACCCAGATGGCCGTCCACGACACCGACGCACGCCTCCGCGACTGA